taaatctaatatttattcagtcattaccacttacttaataaattaacggaaaaatacgaagttgttttaaattttcttataaagacatttttaaacgttatttcctttatctgatcgtctgcgtcgcagcggtgtaggtataatctaaaattactacatttgatagcccgcattctttcgtggcaagtgtgtactacgacacgttagttcacgtcagattcaagtggcttgcgttcgtgttagagttttggtttttctatttaaagttgaagaaaggttttttgtttaaggaattatttatatagattgtttggcgtgctcttgtatactccacctttttttaaataaacgtactttccatgaacggattttgtttttatgaatgactttacctaacaaaaaatttttttccccgcatAATGTACGacaattatacgagaaaacacggtatttccctaatctctggCCCTGACACGGCAAGGATGTATGTGGCCAGACCCTTAACAAGAGTACATTTACAGTCAGAAACATTGTAGGGCTGAGAGCTTGTTCACTGGGTATTTGATTCCACATTAGCACATGCGTGACCAGCAGATACATTTATCCAACTGTTAACTAAACCAACTTGCCAAACAAACAGTAACTAAAGTTGCACCTGCAGTAAAATTCATTTAACTTTACACCTGTGTTCTGCTAATTTTTCAGAGTTACAAACTGTGCTTAACAACATTGATGACAGTTCGAATTAATTGTTAATCTCTATGCGGATTCACTTTTCCAATTTAATGCAGTAGTCGGTAATAAAAATGATCAAGGCACAACtgcaaaattcttaaaaatattaaaaacaaattattagcaTATATAGGTACTAATAGATTTTATTTGAAACAAACCAACATTTAAGATAAATACAAAAGCTAATGAAAATGAAGTAAGAAGGTAGGCATCATAAAACTATTGTGGAACAAGTCGTAATTCAGTTGTTCAGGCAAAGTAGCTGAAAAATGAGAGGCTTTTATTTACAAGCTTGGTACTGACAGAAGCAGGCAGACTTGAGAGAGTGCATCAAGTGGGTGTTGGCGCTCTGTGCCAGCATGGCCGCGCATCGCCAGCTCCGTGCTCACAGCTGGCCCGCACCGCCGCGCAGAGCCAACACTAGATGCAGCACCGAACCACCCTGGACCTTGTAGTCTTGAGCAGTCTTCTCATCGTTCCTGCAACAGGTCCCGCGATGACCAACATCGCTCGCAGCAGAACACGTTGCTTCGCAAACGAGACTCCGCACACTTTCCAACTACGGGAGATAACATTTATCTTATTAACTATAACGGCTGACTGCTGTTCTGTAAACGAAGGTAGGTTCTTTAAAATGAAATAGCAATGCATATTTTAACCACGGCCGACAACTATTGGTAAGCCAGACTACAGGACgattaaattcaatattaaaacaaAGTCATTGGTGatcatataatttaaatattataccaaTATATTGCTGCATTTACTGAACAGTACAACACCTACCATAATGATAATACCAATATTTAGAACAGAAAAAGTTACATGTTAACAGATATTCTGGTATAGGAAATTATTCAATCTTAAGCCTTGTCTCTACAAACTTGTACTGCCAACTACTAATCTCTGGCATTTAAAATCACAGAGAGATCGAAAAGCCGGGCAGGACTCGACTGCACACACAGAACAAAACTCAACCCAACTCAGAGAAAATTTTGTAAGCTGAATAAAACTTCTAAGTTGATTTTATAAAGACTTTTTACAAGTTTTCTTGTCAGTCAGGATCCCAGCTCTGTGTAATGTGGTGCTGTGGGAAAACAAATATCCTTATTATAAAACTGGGACTCTGTTGCCGCGGGGCTGACACGCTAGTGTGTACTTGAAGGGCGGTGCGTAGGATCATCATTTCATGTGTCTCAGGTCTGTACAATCTTAGCTGCAGAATAAAGTTTGTGTAAAATGCTGGAATATAGTGAAATAATTATTCTAAAGAAACATTGCAAGTTTATTATTAAGAGCTTTTGaactactttttaatttttgtataagcaaactgaaacattttacaaataaacaATGACAATATATTTAAAGTAGGGTTAGGATTCATACCCATACATAGATTCAAAAATCCATAAATGGAAATTAAAATACTTAGATAAAACCCAAAGTAGGCCCTGATAGAAGATAAAAGgtttataattattaaacatatatGGTGGATGGAAACAGATCAGTGATGTCAATTTCAAAACCCCTGCCCAGGGGAAAAAAgaaaatccttaaataaaatCCATATGATAAAACAGACACCCTCTTACAAtgatattatttagttatttaatttataagtttgTAAAAGATATTTTGGAACGGGGTGTGTTCCAAAACCAGTGGCGGATCCGGAAGTTCGCTCGCAGGAggctaggggggaggggggggaggttatTCACACTTAGCCTGCTTTTATGATACCATTGGAATTGTATTTCAGTGTTTTAGTTGCACATCAAAATAATCATTTTTTAtgctgcaaaaaaattatttctacggACTTTGTATCTGAAAATCTTAGGTTGTAGATACGTATATATATTGTTTGACTTGAAGTTGCGTCTTCTACCTTGAGGCACTTATGTTTCAGGAGGGTGGGCTTGTTAGTTCTGGCACGGCTCCGTCCTCATTGTTCTGTGCTCACATCTGCTTGACAGGGAATATCTGCATTGGTAGCTAGCTATTAAGAAACAGTAATCTGCTTGCCAAACAATATCAGCCTCTGTTGTTTTCACACTACACGTGACAACTAGCTATTAATAAACTGCTTCTTTTCACTGAATGCCACCCTACTTTGTTTCTTACTCTAGTgtgggggggctgaattgtatccccttggaaagggtacctttcagacttatggtggcggtagtgtagctgggtaggaactggaaaggtaccctttccgatgttttaatgcaaatatgtactggaaaggtatcccctcggaaagggtaccttacaggattttctgtacaatcacacagcaaaaaataaactggaaaggtaccctttccgatttcttaaaatgcatattattttctgctttaaaatcctgaaagttatccccttggaaaggtaacctttccagtttgcgacatgtttgtgctcggaatggttaggttaggttaggttaggttaggttaggttaggttaggttagtttaggttaggttaggttagtttaggttaagttagattaggttaggttaggttaggttaggtaagattagaggggataactttcacgattttaaagcagaaaataatatgaattttaagaaattggaaagggtacctttccagtttattttctgctgtgtcattatacagaaaatcctgaaaggtaccctttccgaggggatacctttccagtgcatatttgcattaaaactaaaacattttaagaaatcggaaagggtacctttccaatttattttctgctgtgtcattgtacagaaaatcctgaaaggtaccctttccaaggggatacctttccagtgcatatttgcattaaaactaaaacattttaagaaatcggaaagggtacctttccagtttattttctgctgtcattgtacagaaaatcctgaaaggtaccctttccaaggggatacaattctgtcgccCCTCTAGTGTGATAGCTGGCTTTTAGGAGAAAGTACTTACATCAGGTTCCAGAGAACATAGGCCTCTGTTGTTTCCTACACTACATGTGATATTTTGCAATTAGGAGGAAGTACTCACATCTGCTTGCCAGAGAATATTAGCCTCTGTTGCTGCGGTGGGATTCCTTCCTTCTCCTCCACTCGTTCCTTGATGCGTTCCACTTTGTCAGTTGGCTCTATGTCGATTTCAATCTGAACACAATGAATTTAAATCATGACTAACCGTAACATTAAACATACAAAGCTACATGTAACAGTAGCTGATATAATCTTCCTGTAACATGCATAACCTGCTTCAGTCTAAATTTGAAGggaaaaacaaatatttcttcTGTGATGTACACACTTAAatagatataaattatttctgATGTTAAAGACCTCAAAAAAGAGGATAAGGAGAATATTTTTGGTGTTCAAAAGGCCCCTAGCAGGAAAGTTGAGGGGTTGTTTTGATTTCTACAATTCTATATGTCTTTTGGGGTGCTGAATCTGAATCTGTTTGCTAAGAAAATTCTGTgatgcaacattaaaaaaaaaagtttaaaaatatatcattttttggctgtttttttttgcttgtaactTGAAAAATATCAACTTTTCTTAAATAATCCCCCTATTATAAATGAAAGAacataaaattacatacaaacttcactctttagaatttttttctccaACAAATCATTCAGGCTCAAGCGCTAGTTGAAAATGGGTGTATTTAAGCCGTTTTCGCAAAAACCTACTTTTCCCACGCGAAAACACTAATTTATTTCTAAAGGTTGTTATTTTGtgaatttcttatagttttaagTTGAATACACTGTAGACTGTTTTCAACTGTTATGCCATATCCAGTACTAAAAAACAGCATTTTCAAAAttacattgtatttaaattctgtttaaaTATAACTCTATCTTGTAAATACtttgttcattttatttattctctTCCGGCCTACCCAAATGATTTTATAACTGCACCGTCTGGTTTAAAAGCCATCTTTCCTTCCATTTGACTCTAATACAGATGAGCAAGTCCAACTACGTCACCTTGTAAACTGCATTCCTAGTCTCGAGGCCCATGTATTGTTCACGAGGGGTCCTCCCCTCTACCCCCACCAAGAAAACACACCGGCCA
The Bacillus rossius redtenbacheri isolate Brsri chromosome 14, Brsri_v3, whole genome shotgun sequence DNA segment above includes these coding regions:
- the LOC134538901 gene encoding NEDD8, whose product is MLIKVKTLTGKEIEIDIEPTDKVERIKERVEEKEGIPPQQQRLIFSGKQMNDEKTAQDYKVQGGSVLHLVLALRGGAGQL